The nucleotide sequence CGATGCGCCCGACGTGGTCATCCTCGGTACGGGCGAGCGCCAGCGTTTCGTGCATCCGAAGCTGACGGCCGCGCTGACCATGCGCCGCATCGGCGTCGAGTGCATGGATAGCCAGGCAGCCTGCCGCACCTACAATATCCTGATGGGCGAAGGCCGCAAAGTCACCCTGGCCCTGATTCTGGCTCCCGGCGCAGGCAGCGCTGCATGAAAATCAATGTCAACGAACTGCACAGCTCGAGGCTGCTGATGTGGTCCCTGCTGGGCATCTTCATCGTCGTCACCCTGTATGCGTTGGGCGTGCGTACCCTGGTGCCGCCCGACGAGGGCCGCTATGCCGAGATGGCGCGCGAAATGTTCGTCACGGGCGACTGGATTACCACGCGCCTGAACGGCATCAAATACTTTGAAAAGCCGCCACTGCAAACGTGGATGAATGCGCTGACCTTCGCCGCCTTCGGCCTGGGCGAATGGCAGGCACGCCTGTGGACTGGCCTGTGCGGCATCATCGGCGTGTGCATGACAG is from Janthinobacterium sp. 61 and encodes:
- a CDS encoding Mth938-like domain-containing protein, producing the protein MKLHASSTQQYQTVTGYDENGVEINAQPYNYSLIVMPEMPPRAWDVGSFEQLSEAHFAQILADAPDVVILGTGERQRFVHPKLTAALTMRRIGVECMDSQAACRTYNILMGEGRKVTLALILAPGAGSAA